The following are from one region of the Pseudohongiella spirulinae genome:
- a CDS encoding SO2930 family diheme c-type cytochrome, which produces MQGLHSSGLVFMLGTLLLACTPQQDARSYGRDSTPDLLSQWQLMSVQGSTLQLDDDVMPYDLATPLFSDYAMKLRTLWLPDNTQAKYTESGSLEFPVGTVISKTFYYPTDTLAADDGSVTKSEQSLYAFVGQQLDLTKVRLIETRLLVRQTDGWQALPYVWNEQQTDAELQITGAVFRLAMDSEPFAYVVPNRNECASCHVLDQNSDELSPIGPSARNLNRLFAYSSEQELNQLQALAERDWLSGLPAASELPAAALWSPGATDNLEHRARSYLDVNCGHCHQRGGSGDTSGLFLDYKETSALAMGVCKPPVAAGRGAGGHRYSIVPGHPEQSILSYRIESQEVGVLMPEVGRSLTHDSGLALINEWIRQQSGQCNS; this is translated from the coding sequence ATGCAAGGTCTGCACTCATCGGGTCTGGTCTTTATGCTCGGCACTTTGCTGTTGGCCTGCACCCCGCAGCAGGATGCCCGCTCTTATGGGCGGGACAGCACACCAGACCTGCTCTCGCAATGGCAGTTGATGTCTGTGCAAGGCAGCACATTGCAACTTGATGATGATGTTATGCCTTACGATCTGGCGACACCGTTGTTCAGTGACTATGCCATGAAGCTGCGTACCCTGTGGCTGCCGGATAATACTCAGGCCAAGTATACCGAATCAGGCAGCCTGGAATTTCCGGTAGGCACCGTCATCAGCAAGACGTTCTACTACCCGACTGATACGCTGGCTGCCGATGACGGCAGCGTCACGAAATCGGAGCAGAGCCTGTATGCTTTTGTTGGCCAGCAACTCGACCTGACTAAAGTGCGCCTGATAGAAACCCGCCTGCTGGTTCGGCAAACTGACGGCTGGCAGGCTTTGCCCTATGTCTGGAATGAACAGCAAACCGATGCTGAGCTGCAGATCACCGGCGCTGTTTTTCGGCTGGCTATGGACTCTGAACCGTTTGCCTATGTAGTGCCCAACCGGAACGAATGTGCCAGTTGTCACGTTCTGGATCAAAACAGTGATGAGCTATCACCAATCGGCCCATCAGCTCGCAACCTTAACCGGCTTTTTGCTTATTCCTCCGAACAGGAACTCAACCAGTTGCAGGCACTGGCTGAACGCGACTGGCTGAGCGGATTGCCAGCGGCGTCCGAGCTGCCTGCGGCCGCGCTCTGGTCACCTGGTGCCACCGACAATCTGGAGCACCGGGCACGCAGTTATCTGGATGTTAACTGCGGTCATTGCCATCAACGCGGCGGCAGCGGCGATACCTCCGGCCTGTTTCTGGACTACAAAGAGACTTCCGCTTTGGCTATGGGTGTCTGCAAACCGCCGGTAGCCGCAGGACGTGGTGCTGGCGGACACCGCTATTCCATTGTGCCAGGTCACCCTGAACAGTCCATACTCAGCTATCGGATAGAAAGTCAGGAAGTGGGTGTACTGATGCCTGAGGTCGGCCGCAGTCTGACTCACGACAGCGGACTGGCACTGATCAATGAATGGATACGGCAACAAAGTGGACAATGTAACAGCTGA
- a CDS encoding MFS transporter — translation MTDQIQQTDAEDWKSQLYERLAEDDEGRVCKDISDEACRETPGNFLATLIANTCSNIADKLANSKTTLPWLLLQLGAPAWIISVLVPIRESGSMLPQMFIGALVRRQAIRKWIWVAGGTVQGFSLLAMAWAALVLQGLTLGLIVVGLLILFSLARGACSVAYKDVLGKTIPKTRRGRLSGWISAIAGLCAFMTGMWLSAQGESESAALYINLLVVAALLWFVAIAAYARIVEFPGASGGGANGFTEAVQKLDLLRQDIPFRRFVTGRALAMGSGLAAPFYVSLARNDLGSAASLLGMMIATEGLAGLLSSPVWGRWADHSSRQVFAVACGLSGLTTLLVVAWSLIDFSTTASLWFFPLAFFVLGISHAGVRLGRKTYLVDMASGNKRTDYVAVSNTVIGFLLLLTGLLGALAAAVSVHLTLILLGLAGLLGAGLSLKWKQVSG, via the coding sequence ATGACAGATCAAATACAGCAGACGGATGCAGAAGACTGGAAATCACAACTTTATGAGCGTCTCGCAGAAGATGATGAGGGTCGCGTTTGCAAGGACATCAGCGACGAGGCCTGCCGCGAGACGCCCGGTAATTTTCTTGCCACTCTGATCGCCAATACCTGCAGCAATATTGCTGACAAACTGGCCAATTCTAAAACCACGCTGCCATGGTTGTTATTGCAGTTGGGCGCGCCAGCCTGGATTATCAGTGTGCTGGTGCCGATTCGCGAGTCGGGCTCGATGCTGCCCCAGATGTTTATTGGTGCGCTGGTTCGCAGGCAGGCCATCCGCAAATGGATCTGGGTGGCAGGTGGCACGGTGCAGGGTTTTTCCCTGTTGGCGATGGCCTGGGCTGCCCTGGTGTTGCAGGGACTGACATTGGGTCTGATCGTGGTCGGCTTGCTGATTCTGTTCAGCCTGGCACGGGGGGCCTGCTCGGTTGCCTACAAAGATGTGCTGGGCAAAACCATACCCAAGACCCGGCGCGGCAGATTGTCAGGCTGGATCAGCGCGATCGCCGGGCTCTGTGCATTTATGACGGGAATGTGGCTGAGCGCGCAGGGCGAGAGTGAATCCGCCGCTTTGTATATTAACCTGCTGGTGGTAGCGGCATTGCTCTGGTTTGTGGCAATCGCGGCCTACGCGCGTATTGTTGAGTTTCCAGGTGCCTCCGGGGGCGGCGCCAACGGGTTTACCGAGGCGGTACAGAAACTCGACTTACTGAGGCAGGACATTCCTTTCCGGCGCTTTGTAACGGGGCGGGCATTGGCCATGGGTTCAGGGTTGGCCGCGCCTTTTTATGTCTCTTTAGCGCGTAATGACCTGGGCAGCGCTGCCTCCCTGCTGGGCATGATGATTGCGACTGAGGGGTTGGCTGGCCTGCTCAGTTCGCCGGTCTGGGGCCGCTGGGCTGATCATTCCAGTCGTCAGGTCTTTGCCGTTGCCTGTGGGTTGTCCGGTCTCACTACTCTGCTGGTGGTCGCCTGGTCACTGATTGACTTTTCAACAACGGCATCCCTGTGGTTTTTCCCCCTGGCGTTTTTTGTGCTGGGCATTTCTCACGCCGGTGTCAGACTGGGCCGCAAGACCTATCTGGTTGACATGGCTAGTGGTAACAAACGCACGGACTATGTGGCGGTCAGTAATACAGTTATTGGATTTTTGCTGCTGTTGACTGGCTTGCTGGGCGCGCTGGCGGCCGCCGTATCAGTGCATCTGACACTGATACTGTTGGGGTTGGCCGGTTTGCTGGGTGCGGGATTGAGTCTGAAATGGAAGCAAGTTTCCGGCTGA
- a CDS encoding parallel beta-helix domain-containing protein codes for MNRSPLTTLLSIMTVVLLAACSPDTNTTGINTDSALTRLVDPSSELQLALLEAEPGDVIELPAGTFSFDRGLTLNIDNITLRGAGMDQTVLSFRDQVAGAEGLMVNASHFTIEDLAIEDSRGDALKVARGDHIIIRRVRTEWTNGPDTSNGAYGIYPVQTRHTLIEDSVAIAASDAGIYIGQSENVIVRRNRAEFNVAGIEIENTRGADVYENVAINNTGGILVFNMPNLPVEGHTTRVYNNTINNNNTVNFAPPGTAVASVPAGSGVIINSNDKVEIFDNDLSGNQTANILISSYFSAGYSDRQMAEAFDPYPETIFIYNNRFGPGGNAPGFPELDMLRQAMFGESGSFPDIVWDGIVHPERTAPAYAICVDNGDAQVLNIDGANDSQNPRIEAEPHQCQHERLPQVMLPEFMDS; via the coding sequence ATGAACAGAAGCCCCCTCACTACACTGCTTTCCATAATGACGGTCGTTCTGCTGGCCGCCTGCAGTCCCGACACAAACACCACCGGCATCAATACCGATTCAGCCCTGACACGACTGGTTGACCCATCCAGCGAACTGCAACTTGCCCTGCTGGAGGCTGAGCCCGGCGATGTTATCGAGCTGCCAGCGGGCACCTTCAGTTTCGATAGAGGCCTGACCCTGAACATTGACAATATTACGCTGCGCGGTGCGGGCATGGATCAGACTGTACTGAGCTTCAGGGATCAGGTGGCCGGTGCCGAAGGGTTAATGGTCAATGCCAGTCATTTCACCATCGAGGATCTTGCTATTGAGGACTCACGGGGTGACGCACTAAAGGTTGCCCGCGGCGATCACATCATCATCCGACGCGTCAGAACTGAGTGGACCAACGGTCCCGATACCAGCAACGGTGCCTACGGTATCTATCCGGTGCAGACCCGGCATACATTGATCGAAGATTCCGTTGCTATTGCTGCCTCTGATGCCGGCATCTATATTGGCCAGTCAGAAAATGTCATCGTGCGCCGCAACCGGGCGGAATTTAATGTCGCCGGTATAGAAATCGAAAACACCCGCGGCGCAGATGTCTATGAAAACGTGGCCATCAATAATACAGGTGGCATTCTGGTCTTCAATATGCCCAACCTGCCAGTGGAAGGGCATACAACGCGCGTGTACAACAACACGATCAATAACAACAACACAGTCAATTTTGCGCCACCCGGCACGGCTGTCGCCAGTGTGCCTGCCGGATCAGGAGTGATTATCAATTCCAATGACAAGGTCGAAATCTTTGACAACGATCTGAGTGGTAATCAGACTGCCAATATTCTGATTTCCAGCTACTTCAGCGCCGGCTATTCGGATCGCCAGATGGCAGAGGCATTTGACCCTTACCCGGAGACCATTTTCATCTACAACAATCGCTTCGGGCCAGGTGGCAATGCGCCCGGCTTCCCGGAACTGGACATGTTGCGTCAGGCCATGTTCGGCGAATCAGGCAGCTTCCCGGACATCGTCTGGGACGGTATCGTACACCCCGAACGCACAGCACCCGCTTACGCGATCTGCGTCGACAACGGCGATGCTCAGGTTCTTAACATAGATGGCGCCAACGACAGCCAGAATCCACGCATCGAAGCCGAACCACATCAATGCCAGCACGAACGGCTGCCGCAGGTCATGCTGCCTGAATTCATGGATAGCTGA